From a single Anomalospiza imberbis isolate Cuckoo-Finch-1a 21T00152 chromosome 16, ASM3175350v1, whole genome shotgun sequence genomic region:
- the ABCC6 gene encoding ATP-binding cassette sub-family C member 6 isoform X3 — MGAGTVLCGTRDGPAAPRDWNQTWHTNFPGLTWCFESSITAWIPCAYLWICFPFYYWYLRHRNKGYIRMSNIFKGKMVLGFTLVILCFSNVFFVVWEKSQGIPRTPAFFISPAVVGITTVLALFLTQAERMMGIQSSGVLLIYWLLSFVAALVMFSSKIQHALERGFLEDHFHHVTTYLYAGLVLGELVLFCLVDHPPFFSKADNNPNQCPEASSSFLSKITYWWFSGLLWRGSQQALGVDDLWPVRKQDSSEEIVAWAEREWKKCHSRTQHKMESVIFKKGQKTETSIAEAEEREALLQSKHSQRGPLLRMFWSMFGTYFLLSTVCLVVCDVFLFSTPKVLSLFLKFIEDQAAPSWIGYFCAFSMFLLGCLQTLFEQRYMYMCLVLGLRLRTAVTGLVYRKILVMSNASRKAATTGEIVNLVSVDVQKLMDLIIYFNGTWLAPIRIIICFVFLWQLLGPSALTAIAVFLFLLPLNFVITKKRSQFQETQMKHKDERAKLTNEILSNIKVIKLYGWEKTFMEKVLGIRKQELQALKRSQILFSASLVSFHSSTFLITFVMFAVYTLVDNTHVLDAEKAFVSLTLINILNTAHSFLPFSINAAVQAKVSLNRLAAFLNLEELNPESSSRNTSGCVQASITIRNGTFCWSKETSPCLRSIDLSVPQGSLLAVVGQVGAGKSSLLAAVLGELEATDGCVTRKDTAAYVPQQAWVLNASVEDNILFGKEMDETWFNRVTEACALHPDLETFPAGQKSEIGEKGINLSGGQKQRVSLARAVYRKASIYLLDDPLSAVDAHVGQHIFEHVLGPNGLLKDKQTRVLVTHTINILPQVDNIVFLVDGMISETGSYQELLRRNGAFADFLHSHVTAEEKPPAGFAAMGDTKGTITTGSGPSQEKPLSGDPVKSAVEKETIPVSPDCTSAAATSGGLTKAERTRHGRVSAGVYGAYLQAAGRALCVSVVLSCTCQQALAFSRGYWLSLWTDDPVHNGTQQHTELRLGVFGALGVVQALGRFACTAAVLLGGVLASHQLFLQLLSSVMRSPMLFFEQTPIGHLLNRFSRDMDAVDSVIPDKLKSMLGFLFNLLEIYLVIVVATPWAAMAIVPLTVLYAAFQHFYVSTSCQLRRMEAASRSPIYSHISETFQGSSVIRAHQDQQRFISKGNFLVDENQRICFPGAVADRWLATNLEFLGNGIVLFAALFAVVGRTQLSPGTAGFSLSYALQVTGVLNWMVRSWTEIEHNTVSVERVREYLRTPKEAPWTPNGKLQEQVWPTEGRIEFRNYSLCYRPGLELALRRVSVTINGHEKIGITGRTGAGKSSLVVGLLRLVEAAEGAILIDGQDIAQLGLHDLRTNITVIPQDPVLFSGSLRMNLDPLNQYTDADIWTALELAQLKNFVADLPEQLEYKCTDQGENLSTGQKQLICLARALLQKAKILVLDEATAAVDLETDVQIQSMLRTQFRDSTVLTIAHRVNTILDCDRILVLENGQIAEFDTPEHLIAQKGLFYRLMEESGLA; from the exons ATGGGTGCGGGCACTGTGCTCTGCGGGACTCGGgacggccccgccgcgccccgg GACTGGAACCAGACATGGCATACAAACTTCCCAGGACTGACCTGGTGCTTCGAGAGCTCCATCACTGCCTGGATCCCTTGTGCCTATCTTTGGATCTGTTTTCCTTTCTACTACTGGTACCTTCGACACAGAAACAAAGGCTACATCAGGATGTCCAACATCTTCAAAGGCAAAATG gtccttggaTTCACCCTGGTAATATTGTGTTTTTCTAATGTCTTCTTCGTGGTGTGGGAGAAAAGCCAAGGAATCCCACGGACCCCAGCATTCTTCATTAGCCCTGCTGTGGTGGGAATCACAACG GTCCTCGCCTTGTTCCTTACCCAAGCAGAAAGAATGATGGGCATCCAGTCTTCAGGGGTCCTATTGATTTACTGGCTGCTCTCATTTGTGGCTGCACTTGTGATGTTTAGTTCCAAAATTCAGCATGCCCTGGAAAGA GGCTTTCTGGAAGACCATTTCCACCATGTTACAACTTACCTTTATGCTGGCCTGGTGCTAGGAGAACTTGTGTTGTTCTGCTTAGTTGATCACCCTCCCTTCTTCTCTAAAGCTGACAACAATCCT AATCAGTGCCCAGAAGCCAGCagctcttttctttccaaaatcaCATACTGGTGGTTCTCTGG GCTCCTCTGGAGAGGCTCTCAGCAGGCCTTGGGGGTGGATGACTTGTGGCCAGTGAGGAAACAGGACTCCTCTGAAGAAATTGTTGCCTGGGCAGAAAGAGAGTGGAAGAAGTGTCACAGCAGAACCCAGCA CAAAATGGAGTCTGTTATATTtaaaaagggacagaaaactGAAACCAGTATAGCAGAAGCTGAAGAGAGAGAGGCTTTACTGCAATCAAAGCACAGTCAGAGAGGGCCCTTACTGAGAATGTTTTGGAGCATGTTTGGAACTTACTTCCTTCTCAGCACTGTCTGCTTAGTTGTCTGTGATGTCTTCTTGTTCTCCACCCCAAAGGTACTGAG CCTTTTCCTGAAGTTCATTGAAGATCAGGCAGCCCCGAGCTGGATTGGCTACTTCTGTGCCTTCAGTATGTTCCTGCTGGGCTGTCTCCAGACTCTGTTTGAGCAACGCTACATGTACATGTGCCTTGTTCTGGGGCTGAGGCTGAGAACTGCAGTAACAGGCCTTGTGTACAGGAAG ATCCTGGTTATGTCAAATGCCTCAAGGAAAGCCGCAACCACAGGTGAAATTGTTAATCTGGTATCTGTTGATGTGCAAAAGCTAATGGATCTGATTATCTATTTTAATGGGACCTGGCTGGCTCCTATTCGGATTATCATCTGCTTTGTCTTCTTGTGGCAG CTTCTAGGGCCATCTGCCTTGACTGCAattgctgtatttctttttcttttgcctctgAATTTTGTGATCACCAAGAAGAGGAGTCAGTTTCAG GAAACCCAGATGAAACATAAGGATGAGAGGGCCAAACTCACCAATGAAATTCTCAGTAACATTAAAGTAATCAAACTGTATGGCTGGGAGAAAACCTTCATGGAGAAAGTACTTGGAATCCGAAAGCAAGAACTTCAGGCCTTAAAAAGATCTCAGATTCTCTTCTCAGCATCCCTAGTTTCTTTCCATTCATCAACTTTCCTG ATCACATTTGTCATGTTTGCTGTCTACACCCTGGTGGACAACACACATGTGCTGGATGCTGAGAAGGCCTTTGTGTCCTTAACACTGATCAACATCCTCAACACTGCCcactccttcctgcccttctccatCAACGCTGCTGTCCAG GCCAAAGTTTCCTTAAACCGTTTAGCAGCTTTTCTGAATCTGGAAGAACTGAATCCTGAGAGCTCAAGCAGAAACACTTCTGGCTGTG TACAGGCAAGTATCACCATAAGAAATGGGACTTTTTGCTGGAGCAAAGAAACTTCTCCTTGTCTTAGAAG CATAGACCTCAGTGTGCCCCAGGGCTCTCTGCTGGCTGTGGTTGGCCAGGTGGGTGCTGGCAAGTCCTCCCTGCTGGCAGCGGTGCTGGGCGAGCTGGAGGCCACGGAtggctgtgtgaccaggaag GACACTGCAGCTTATGTCCCCCAGCAAGCTTGGGTTCTAAATGCTTCAGTGGAAGATAACATTCTGTTTGGGAAAGAGATGGATGAAACCTGGTTCAATAGAGTGACAGAGGCTTGTGCACTGCACCCTGATTTGGAGACCTTCCCTGCAGGGCAGAAGAGTGAAATAGGAGAAAAG GGAATCAATCTATCTGGAGGGCAGAAGCAGAGAGTGAGCCTTGCTCGGGCTGTGTACCGGAAGGCTTCGATTTACCTGCTCGATGATCCCCTGTCAGCTGTCGATGCCCACGTTGGGCAGCACATTTTTGAACACGTTCTTGGACCCAATGGTTTACTGAAGGACAAG CAGACTCGTGTGCTGGTGACTCACACAATTAACATTTTGCCTCAAGTGGACAACATTGTTTTTCTGGTGGATGGAATGATCTCAGAAACTGGTTCCTACCAAGAACTTCTACGGAGAAATGGAGCCTTTGCAGATTTTCTTCATTCACACGTtactgcagaagagaagccacCTGCTGGTTTTGCAG CTATGGGAGACACCAAAGGCACTATCACCACTGGAAGTGGTCCATCTCAGGAGAAACCCCTCAG TGGTGATCCAGTAAAATCTGCTGTGGAAAAGGAAACCATTCCTGTGAGCCCAGACTGCACCAGTGCTGCAGCCACCAGTGGAGGATTAACCAAGGCAGAGAGAACTCGGCATGGCAGG GTCAGCGCTGGGGTGTACGGAGCGTACCTGCAGGCGGCAGGCCGGGCGCTCTGTGTGTCCGTGGTGCTGTCCTGCACGTGCCAGCAGGCCCTGGCCTTCTCCCGGGGCTACTGGCTCAGCCTCTGGACAGATGACCCCGTGCACAACGGgacacagcagcacacagagctcAGACTCGGAGTCTTTGGTGCTTTAGGAGTGGTTCAAG CCCTTGGCAGGTTTgcctgcacagcagcagtgctgctggggggCGTGTTAGCCTCACAccagctcttcctgcagctgctgagcagtGTCATGAGATCCCCAATGCTCTTCTTTGAGCAAACACCCATTGGACACCTGCTGAACCGCTTCTCCAGAGACATGGATGCTGTTGATTCTGTCATCCCTGACAAGCTCAAGTCCATGCTGGGATTCTTGTTCAACTTGCTGGAGATCTACCTGGTGATTGTGGTGGCTACACCATGGGCAGCAATGGCCATAGTGCCCTTGACTGTTCTTTATGCAGCATTCCAG CACTTCTATGTCAGCACCTCCTGCCAGCTGAGGCGCatggaggctgccagcaggtcaCCCATCTACTCCCACATCTCAGAAaccttccagggcagcagcGTGATCCGTGCTCACCAAGACCAGCAGAGGTTTATTTCAAAGGGCAATTTCCTGGTGGATGAGAACCAGCGAATTTGCTTCCCTGGAGCTGTTGCTGACAG gtggCTTGCGACAAACCTGGAGTTCCTGGGCAATGGCATCGTACTGTTTGCAGCCCTCTTTGCAGTCGTGGGCAGGACACAGCTCAGTCCAGGAACTGCTGGCTTCTCCCTTTCCTATGCTCTCCAG GTAACTGGTGTGCTGAACTGGATGGTTCGCTCCTGGACAGAAATAGAGCACAACACTGTGTCTGTGGAGAGAGTGAGAGAATACCTGAGGACTCCTAAGGAG GCACCCTGGACTCCGAATGGCAAACTTCAAGAGCAAGTTTGGCCCACTGAGGGAAGGATTGAATTTAGAAACTACAGCCTGTGCTACAGGCCAGGTTTGGAGTTAGCACTGAGGCGTGTCAGTGTGACCATCAACGGGCACGAGAAG ATTGGCATAACTGGCAGAACAGGAGCTGGGAAATCCAGCCTTGTGGTGGGGTTGCTGCGATTGGTggaagctgcagaaggagcCATCCTCATTGATGGACAGGACATTGCCCAGCTAGGTCTCCATGACCTCAGAACCAATATCACTGTCATTCCCCAG GatccagttttgttttctggctCCCTAAGAATGAATCTCGACCCATTAAACCAATACACTGATGCAGACATCTGGACAGCTTTGGAACTGGCTCAGCTCAAGAACTTTGTTGCAGatttgccagagcagctggaataTAAGTGCACTGACCAAGGGGAAAACCTAAG CACTGGTCAGAAACAGCTGATTTGCCTGGCCAGAGCACTCCTGCAGAAAGCCAAAATCCTTGTTCTGGATGAGGCCACAGCAGCTGTGGATTTAGAAACTGATGTCCAGATTCAGTCCATGCTGAGGACTCAGTTCAGAGACAGCACCGTGTTGACAATCGCTCACCGGGTGAACACCATCCTGGACTGTGACAG GATTTTAGTCTTGGAAAATGGCCAGATAGCAGAATTTGATACTCCAGAACACTTAATAGCTCAGAAGGGACTGTTCTACAGACTGATGGAAGAATCAGGCCTTGCATGA
- the ABCC6 gene encoding multidrug resistance-associated protein 1 isoform X4: MHQDWNQTWHTNFPGLTWCFESSITAWIPCAYLWICFPFYYWYLRHRNKGYIRMSNIFKGKMVLGFTLVILCFSNVFFVVWEKSQGIPRTPAFFISPAVVGITTVLALFLTQAERMMGIQSSGVLLIYWLLSFVAALVMFSSKIQHALERGFLEDHFHHVTTYLYAGLVLGELVLFCLVDHPPFFSKADNNPNQCPEASSSFLSKITYWWFSGLLWRGSQQALGVDDLWPVRKQDSSEEIVAWAEREWKKCHSRTQHKMESVIFKKGQKTETSIAEAEEREALLQSKHSQRGPLLRMFWSMFGTYFLLSTVCLVVCDVFLFSTPKVLSLFLKFIEDQAAPSWIGYFCAFSMFLLGCLQTLFEQRYMYMCLVLGLRLRTAVTGLVYRKILVMSNASRKAATTGEIVNLVSVDVQKLMDLIIYFNGTWLAPIRIIICFVFLWQLLGPSALTAIAVFLFLLPLNFVITKKRSQFQETQMKHKDERAKLTNEILSNIKVIKLYGWEKTFMEKVLGIRKQELQALKRSQILFSASLVSFHSSTFLITFVMFAVYTLVDNTHVLDAEKAFVSLTLINILNTAHSFLPFSINAAVQAKVSLNRLAAFLNLEELNPESSSRNTSGCVQASITIRNGTFCWSKETSPCLRSIDLSVPQGSLLAVVGQVGAGKSSLLAAVLGELEATDGCVTRKDTAAYVPQQAWVLNASVEDNILFGKEMDETWFNRVTEACALHPDLETFPAGQKSEIGEKGINLSGGQKQRVSLARAVYRKASIYLLDDPLSAVDAHVGQHIFEHVLGPNGLLKDKQTRVLVTHTINILPQVDNIVFLVDGMISETGSYQELLRRNGAFADFLHSHVTAEEKPPAGFAAMGDTKGTITTGSGPSQEKPLSGDPVKSAVEKETIPVSPDCTSAAATSGGLTKAERTRHGRVSAGVYGAYLQAAGRALCVSVVLSCTCQQALAFSRGYWLSLWTDDPVHNGTQQHTELRLGVFGALGVVQALGRFACTAAVLLGGVLASHQLFLQLLSSVMRSPMLFFEQTPIGHLLNRFSRDMDAVDSVIPDKLKSMLGFLFNLLEIYLVIVVATPWAAMAIVPLTVLYAAFQHFYVSTSCQLRRMEAASRSPIYSHISETFQGSSVIRAHQDQQRFISKGNFLVDENQRICFPGAVADRWLATNLEFLGNGIVLFAALFAVVGRTQLSPGTAGFSLSYALQVTGVLNWMVRSWTEIEHNTVSVERVREYLRTPKEAPWTPNGKLQEQVWPTEGRIEFRNYSLCYRPGLELALRRVSVTINGHEKIGITGRTGAGKSSLVVGLLRLVEAAEGAILIDGQDIAQLGLHDLRTNITVIPQDPVLFSGSLRMNLDPLNQYTDADIWTALELAQLKNFVADLPEQLEYKCTDQGENLSTGQKQLICLARALLQKAKILVLDEATAAVDLETDVQIQSMLRTQFRDSTVLTIAHRVNTILDCDRILVLENGQIAEFDTPEHLIAQKGLFYRLMEESGLA; the protein is encoded by the exons ATGCATCAG GACTGGAACCAGACATGGCATACAAACTTCCCAGGACTGACCTGGTGCTTCGAGAGCTCCATCACTGCCTGGATCCCTTGTGCCTATCTTTGGATCTGTTTTCCTTTCTACTACTGGTACCTTCGACACAGAAACAAAGGCTACATCAGGATGTCCAACATCTTCAAAGGCAAAATG gtccttggaTTCACCCTGGTAATATTGTGTTTTTCTAATGTCTTCTTCGTGGTGTGGGAGAAAAGCCAAGGAATCCCACGGACCCCAGCATTCTTCATTAGCCCTGCTGTGGTGGGAATCACAACG GTCCTCGCCTTGTTCCTTACCCAAGCAGAAAGAATGATGGGCATCCAGTCTTCAGGGGTCCTATTGATTTACTGGCTGCTCTCATTTGTGGCTGCACTTGTGATGTTTAGTTCCAAAATTCAGCATGCCCTGGAAAGA GGCTTTCTGGAAGACCATTTCCACCATGTTACAACTTACCTTTATGCTGGCCTGGTGCTAGGAGAACTTGTGTTGTTCTGCTTAGTTGATCACCCTCCCTTCTTCTCTAAAGCTGACAACAATCCT AATCAGTGCCCAGAAGCCAGCagctcttttctttccaaaatcaCATACTGGTGGTTCTCTGG GCTCCTCTGGAGAGGCTCTCAGCAGGCCTTGGGGGTGGATGACTTGTGGCCAGTGAGGAAACAGGACTCCTCTGAAGAAATTGTTGCCTGGGCAGAAAGAGAGTGGAAGAAGTGTCACAGCAGAACCCAGCA CAAAATGGAGTCTGTTATATTtaaaaagggacagaaaactGAAACCAGTATAGCAGAAGCTGAAGAGAGAGAGGCTTTACTGCAATCAAAGCACAGTCAGAGAGGGCCCTTACTGAGAATGTTTTGGAGCATGTTTGGAACTTACTTCCTTCTCAGCACTGTCTGCTTAGTTGTCTGTGATGTCTTCTTGTTCTCCACCCCAAAGGTACTGAG CCTTTTCCTGAAGTTCATTGAAGATCAGGCAGCCCCGAGCTGGATTGGCTACTTCTGTGCCTTCAGTATGTTCCTGCTGGGCTGTCTCCAGACTCTGTTTGAGCAACGCTACATGTACATGTGCCTTGTTCTGGGGCTGAGGCTGAGAACTGCAGTAACAGGCCTTGTGTACAGGAAG ATCCTGGTTATGTCAAATGCCTCAAGGAAAGCCGCAACCACAGGTGAAATTGTTAATCTGGTATCTGTTGATGTGCAAAAGCTAATGGATCTGATTATCTATTTTAATGGGACCTGGCTGGCTCCTATTCGGATTATCATCTGCTTTGTCTTCTTGTGGCAG CTTCTAGGGCCATCTGCCTTGACTGCAattgctgtatttctttttcttttgcctctgAATTTTGTGATCACCAAGAAGAGGAGTCAGTTTCAG GAAACCCAGATGAAACATAAGGATGAGAGGGCCAAACTCACCAATGAAATTCTCAGTAACATTAAAGTAATCAAACTGTATGGCTGGGAGAAAACCTTCATGGAGAAAGTACTTGGAATCCGAAAGCAAGAACTTCAGGCCTTAAAAAGATCTCAGATTCTCTTCTCAGCATCCCTAGTTTCTTTCCATTCATCAACTTTCCTG ATCACATTTGTCATGTTTGCTGTCTACACCCTGGTGGACAACACACATGTGCTGGATGCTGAGAAGGCCTTTGTGTCCTTAACACTGATCAACATCCTCAACACTGCCcactccttcctgcccttctccatCAACGCTGCTGTCCAG GCCAAAGTTTCCTTAAACCGTTTAGCAGCTTTTCTGAATCTGGAAGAACTGAATCCTGAGAGCTCAAGCAGAAACACTTCTGGCTGTG TACAGGCAAGTATCACCATAAGAAATGGGACTTTTTGCTGGAGCAAAGAAACTTCTCCTTGTCTTAGAAG CATAGACCTCAGTGTGCCCCAGGGCTCTCTGCTGGCTGTGGTTGGCCAGGTGGGTGCTGGCAAGTCCTCCCTGCTGGCAGCGGTGCTGGGCGAGCTGGAGGCCACGGAtggctgtgtgaccaggaag GACACTGCAGCTTATGTCCCCCAGCAAGCTTGGGTTCTAAATGCTTCAGTGGAAGATAACATTCTGTTTGGGAAAGAGATGGATGAAACCTGGTTCAATAGAGTGACAGAGGCTTGTGCACTGCACCCTGATTTGGAGACCTTCCCTGCAGGGCAGAAGAGTGAAATAGGAGAAAAG GGAATCAATCTATCTGGAGGGCAGAAGCAGAGAGTGAGCCTTGCTCGGGCTGTGTACCGGAAGGCTTCGATTTACCTGCTCGATGATCCCCTGTCAGCTGTCGATGCCCACGTTGGGCAGCACATTTTTGAACACGTTCTTGGACCCAATGGTTTACTGAAGGACAAG CAGACTCGTGTGCTGGTGACTCACACAATTAACATTTTGCCTCAAGTGGACAACATTGTTTTTCTGGTGGATGGAATGATCTCAGAAACTGGTTCCTACCAAGAACTTCTACGGAGAAATGGAGCCTTTGCAGATTTTCTTCATTCACACGTtactgcagaagagaagccacCTGCTGGTTTTGCAG CTATGGGAGACACCAAAGGCACTATCACCACTGGAAGTGGTCCATCTCAGGAGAAACCCCTCAG TGGTGATCCAGTAAAATCTGCTGTGGAAAAGGAAACCATTCCTGTGAGCCCAGACTGCACCAGTGCTGCAGCCACCAGTGGAGGATTAACCAAGGCAGAGAGAACTCGGCATGGCAGG GTCAGCGCTGGGGTGTACGGAGCGTACCTGCAGGCGGCAGGCCGGGCGCTCTGTGTGTCCGTGGTGCTGTCCTGCACGTGCCAGCAGGCCCTGGCCTTCTCCCGGGGCTACTGGCTCAGCCTCTGGACAGATGACCCCGTGCACAACGGgacacagcagcacacagagctcAGACTCGGAGTCTTTGGTGCTTTAGGAGTGGTTCAAG CCCTTGGCAGGTTTgcctgcacagcagcagtgctgctggggggCGTGTTAGCCTCACAccagctcttcctgcagctgctgagcagtGTCATGAGATCCCCAATGCTCTTCTTTGAGCAAACACCCATTGGACACCTGCTGAACCGCTTCTCCAGAGACATGGATGCTGTTGATTCTGTCATCCCTGACAAGCTCAAGTCCATGCTGGGATTCTTGTTCAACTTGCTGGAGATCTACCTGGTGATTGTGGTGGCTACACCATGGGCAGCAATGGCCATAGTGCCCTTGACTGTTCTTTATGCAGCATTCCAG CACTTCTATGTCAGCACCTCCTGCCAGCTGAGGCGCatggaggctgccagcaggtcaCCCATCTACTCCCACATCTCAGAAaccttccagggcagcagcGTGATCCGTGCTCACCAAGACCAGCAGAGGTTTATTTCAAAGGGCAATTTCCTGGTGGATGAGAACCAGCGAATTTGCTTCCCTGGAGCTGTTGCTGACAG gtggCTTGCGACAAACCTGGAGTTCCTGGGCAATGGCATCGTACTGTTTGCAGCCCTCTTTGCAGTCGTGGGCAGGACACAGCTCAGTCCAGGAACTGCTGGCTTCTCCCTTTCCTATGCTCTCCAG GTAACTGGTGTGCTGAACTGGATGGTTCGCTCCTGGACAGAAATAGAGCACAACACTGTGTCTGTGGAGAGAGTGAGAGAATACCTGAGGACTCCTAAGGAG GCACCCTGGACTCCGAATGGCAAACTTCAAGAGCAAGTTTGGCCCACTGAGGGAAGGATTGAATTTAGAAACTACAGCCTGTGCTACAGGCCAGGTTTGGAGTTAGCACTGAGGCGTGTCAGTGTGACCATCAACGGGCACGAGAAG ATTGGCATAACTGGCAGAACAGGAGCTGGGAAATCCAGCCTTGTGGTGGGGTTGCTGCGATTGGTggaagctgcagaaggagcCATCCTCATTGATGGACAGGACATTGCCCAGCTAGGTCTCCATGACCTCAGAACCAATATCACTGTCATTCCCCAG GatccagttttgttttctggctCCCTAAGAATGAATCTCGACCCATTAAACCAATACACTGATGCAGACATCTGGACAGCTTTGGAACTGGCTCAGCTCAAGAACTTTGTTGCAGatttgccagagcagctggaataTAAGTGCACTGACCAAGGGGAAAACCTAAG CACTGGTCAGAAACAGCTGATTTGCCTGGCCAGAGCACTCCTGCAGAAAGCCAAAATCCTTGTTCTGGATGAGGCCACAGCAGCTGTGGATTTAGAAACTGATGTCCAGATTCAGTCCATGCTGAGGACTCAGTTCAGAGACAGCACCGTGTTGACAATCGCTCACCGGGTGAACACCATCCTGGACTGTGACAG GATTTTAGTCTTGGAAAATGGCCAGATAGCAGAATTTGATACTCCAGAACACTTAATAGCTCAGAAGGGACTGTTCTACAGACTGATGGAAGAATCAGGCCTTGCATGA